The genomic stretch attggattttgaatgtcttcacttatttttgtttgatatcATAATGGAGAGTATTTACAGAGATTTGTTGCCAGCATGAACGTATGCATGATTAAGGGTCGTTTACTGTGTTGAACTGGCATCCATTGGCGTAAACTCTTGCAGCTAAGATACTCTAGTGGTTCCTGATCGGGTTGCAATCCGGACTACATGCTGGTCCATCAAGTACGCTGATGTCTTTTATAGAAAACCAGGCCTTGGTTTATCGGGAAAAATGAATAGTATCGTTGTCTTGCTGAAATACAACAGGTTCATCCATATAATCCTCCAAGTAGGGAACCAAAACGTCTTTCAGAAGCTCGCAGTAGTTGCTGGAATTCATTTTGGTGGTGATCCAGCAGATAGGAAGCGTTTCGTCATAAGAAAATCTTTCCCATACCATTACCTTTCCTCCACCAAAATTTCGCTTAGATCGAGAGACATTAAATTTCGCCAAATCGATCTAGTAGTGACTGTCACAGGCCACTTCCCATCAGGAAAAAGATAACCTCGATGGCCCTGACTATTACAGTCAATACTGACACGATTTGGCGGAATTAAATGTCTTTTGACCCAAGTGAAATTTTAGAGGCGGAAGAAATTATGGTATGGAGAAGATTTTCATATGACGAGAAGCTTCCTACCTGCTGGATCGCCGTACCGATCAGGAACCTCTGGGGTATCTTGGCTGCAATAGTTTACGCAAAAGAATACGTTCATGCTGGCAACTCCATAACCTAGTCAAATCAATGCTCAGAAGAGTATTTGTAGTTATTATGAGTAAGGGAGGAGCTACAAAGTATTAGCCAACTGATTGACTCAGAAAATTTGAGCTTTCATACGTTGACTTggggtgcgtctaaacgaatgcatcagcttattttttatttttcgcattttttattctatcaagtgcactttttttttaagaaacgatgctttttgttttagtttatgataacaaacaaaaataagggatgacattcaaaattcaattagttttgaaaaaaatacctgtgaaaaacatggtgcgtctaaacgaatgcaTGTCACTGTATAGCATTCGAATGgcatttttacactcaaaagTCTGCCGATCACGCTCTAAGTCACTGTGATTTGGcagtactgtgccctgcggccacaaatcctccgtatttttttctttttttcagcaAGGCTTCCGCTACGCATCGACGTCGAAGAggtggggttctagctgatccagcagaatccaggACGTTTAGTGATCTACAATTCCATGTACCGACTTTCcgatcgtcgtccttatttcttcgcctaggtcgttgccgattgttcTGGTTCGTGCGTAGGTACTTCTTCAGCTTctgaagtattttttttctggcatgctgccttactagggccgcGAATGCCTAGTCCCGTGAGGTGGCTGCCCTGTTAGATGTAGCTGGCGAAATACCGCATTTCATATAGTTTAGCTCTGCTCCAGATTAGTCGCTATTTGAGCTGCCCCTGAAAtgggaaacagacgctcagaaaggTTGTCCTTCAAGAAGGACTTGTTTAAACAttcctttttaattttttaattatttaacaTTCTTACACAACATTAAACACAATTGCATATACTCCAATATTCCGGAGAGTGTTTTCTACACTGAATCAATACATTCTCTCATGCGTCTCCCTGTTACTACATGTAAGGTACCAGATCTTGAAACAGCACTACCCGCTAGTCGCCACATGTGACTAATCACACACTTCAATCTATTAATAACTTTAAAaaagtttattaaaaattttaaaatactaAACCTAATTTCAAAGCATcaaatcgaataaaaaaaattgtttgactttgtaaaaaataaaattgagttgAACTAATTTGTCACATCAAAACACCACACCGGGAGTGTCAGGGAAGAGGCCACGCAAGTCTGCGACTAAAATGACTAGCAAGTTTCTATTTTCTGAAAGTCATTCGTTCCAATGAAGATAACAATACCTACATAGCTTCGTATCGGTAAATTAGCGATTGCAcgaaatatttcacaaacttgCTGTAAAAATGGTAATACACACGTAGTTTATTTCTGTACCGATCACGTAGCATCAAACTAAACGTACCTAATTACCAATGAATTGATCAATGGATAAGTTCTTCGAGCCATAACTTGTAACACTCCTCCCAACGGTATTTGTATACCTTTTTCAAACTTTAAATCACACCCAGCGCCGGCACACGAACAACAGAAGGGTGTCCCATCGATATTTTGTCTAGCGAAATCGCGAACAAGATATGATAACGCCATTCGCTCACCATCGCTTGACTTAAATCTACGAACGAGCCGCTCGATTATGTTAGTACTGTGCTGAACAGCCGTCCAGTCGTGTTGCCCCGCTGAGAATTGCGCGTCCGAGTTCAAGGTTATTCCCATCAGCTGGTGATTTAGGTTGTCAAAAGCGCTCACGCAATGGACGCTCTTTCCGCGGCTCTGCAGCCTTACAAGGAACTGGTCGGTAATGTGGCCGGCATCGTAACCGTGATGCAGATGTTCAGCGGATGTTTCGTGTGCAACGACATCCGCCAAAAGGGCAGCTCGGACGGATTCTCCCCGATGCCATTCATCGGTGGTTGTGGGTTGTAAGTAGCATCTCAAATATGGCTGCGTGACTTGCATTGTTTGACAATACGCGTATGCGATATGCGTAGAACCATTCTTTTCCTGCAGCACGCCCTGCTGATGGGTGATCCGGCCATGACGCGGGCGAACTTGGTTGGGTTTGCGATCAGTCTCGTTTACACTGTGTTTTACTACTTCTACACTCCAAAAGCTAGTCGAGGAGAGTTTTGGAAGCAGGTTGGCATGTCTGGTGCAATGGTTGTGTCGTTGATGGTCTACGCGCGATTGGAAGATCCGGCACTGGTCGAGGATCGGTTCGGTATGATCGTAACCGTACTGCTGTTGATGCTGATTGCGCAACCATTGTTTGGGCTGGTAAGAATGCCGTTGCTGATACAATGCATAGCATAGTAAAATCGATCATTATTTTTCTAGCCGGAAATTATGCGTAAAAAAAGCACCGAGGGTTTACCTTTTGCAATGATTTTGTCCGGTACGGTAGTCGGATGCATGTGGTTGCTGTATGGGATTATACTGAATAACACCTTTGTGATAGTAAGTAAAAATCACCGTTTGTTGATGAATGATGCAATTATTAAATCTACATTCTTCTCTACAGCTACAAAACTTCACGGGGCTTGTCCTGAGTGCAGTGCAGCTAGCGCTGTTTGTGATATATCCCTCGAAGGGCGCGAAGAAAAAGAAGCAGTAACTAAATTCTTGGTTTCAAACACTAAAGTTTTTTAACTAGATTTTTGTACACTGTAGTTTAAAGTCTATAGAACGGTTTTAGGCATAGCGCAAGTTTTGGATGTGTATCACTTACACATTCAGTCCTGTAGTATTGTACCTAGATACTTGTATTCGCCATATGAATTTCCTCATACACTATGTTAGTATAAATCAATCCAATACGGTTTGTAAATAAACACGTTGAAAATAAAATGGTTTAATGAGTTGCATTCGCTTGATAATAATTAATTTCTAGCTAATAAGTTGTGTTTTTAAAAAACCACCATAGTATAacctaaggctgtgcgagatttcgaatgatttcgtataatttcgcaaaactcgaaatttcccgaaatttcgcgaaatttcggtttcgcgaaattacCGAAaagtttcgttgaatttcgctaaactccgcctaaaatttcgcgaaattaaacttccaatttcgacgattacgaaatttcgcgaaatttcggaccaaatttccgatgcacattattccATTATTTTCTGGTTTGTGCTCGTTGCGAGTATAAAtttacacccaacgcaaacggggaacattttattactttagggcaatttactaattgtgtcttatgactgcgcattatacacaattagtaacaactaaaaagtaacaaaaattatgacggccacacgcttgtatgtgtttctgcaggagaacatacagccaagcaccgcactgcatgtgttagcaagacttcactcgctacatttgtattgatgcaaagaTCTGGTTTATTTTTGTCCCTTTCATCCATTCATAATCAGAATCtaaaccgtcaacctcaattgtctaattagaaacactttcgtttcgtcccccagtgtttacttgaaatggaaatatgtaatactgtctgaccagagttgccgaagttgcgaatattgttctggatgggcacaagttttgtattttcaaacaggtccaaataagtttccatgaaccaacgattatgtgctgtaggtagcttgcaagaaagcgaatgtttttgtttttctctaacgcagtttacagatcgtgatgtcattttaaggcgcatttcaagtctttaaaatcatcaacgtttgctcactctatgacggggaaaatgctgcttggcagctcttgtcatattttttcgctactccgtatgcatacaacgagcgaactaatacacgcacaccggatgaattggagatagaagaaacttgaaaggcctctgccaggctgaacgccaacacgaTCGATGGGGCGAGATTTCTGCCGAAGGTTAATGAACAGTtttacttacggctgtttatttaccgacggcaaaaatctcgcccgatcgctcgcgttggcattcagcctggcagaggcctaacatgtgcaacatatgcgacggtgtgtgatttttttttacttgaaagggagcattttgcgatagaaaaaaatttgcatgtggttgaaacgaccattattagatagtcgttctcccgtaacacgtgctaaatatatgacagtatgtgttgttacttgactggggaagaattttattgccttttaagtaataggtttgttacccaaaaggtaattttgcgctattgcttctaaagtaataaagAATAGTTTTGCGTGTAATAaaagtcagacatagaagactttttttttggattcaatattctttatttttcttacggtattttcattatacatttgttttttttttttttgaacattgtgagagattcaattttatcaactctGTAGACATAGAAgacgaaaagaccacgtggtcttttttctgacttatgaTTTTTTATTGCCACCAAGAATAAagctttcgcatttttttttttttgattaataaATTTACTTGGCACGACTTGATAATTCATaggtgtcacggaaagtttgcgaTTTGTCAGCAATTAGCTgtgatcaaatttttgaaacatatttcaaatttacccgaacgaagaaaatatttgttcggttttaaacaggctttgccttatatggcatttacttccacagaataataattctattttgcaatgcgtggggatttgtgacatttttcctgaaagtatatttcaatactcaatgaccggtaaaaaaatcaacgcCTTGGTCTTggaaacaatatataagacctggatgctCGTGAACAGatagaagaaagaaagatgtttatattttgttcaacattcaaaaaaattgtaaaatttatcgtagatgatcaaactgtttaaataaattttatttatttttatactgaacaacaaattgtattgaaaatcattctgaatatactcaacagaatagcgtattttaattactttcaggtaatgAAATcattatagggtatcgaacgtcttcgtcagtggttttctgcGGCAGTTTTTCttcagcaatcttatgcaaaatggggccgaagaaaaccactgacgaagacgttcgataccctatttgttaaagataatgaaatattattaaaaattaaacaaccgttatctatttgttatttttgtttttgagaaaatgatattaccgaaaattctatttacaatttgcgcaatgaCTAATAATCTGTTTTcgttaacattttttttgataaattttacaTACTTTAttatacatatatttgcagaataagatcataaatcaattcttttatgaaaatcaaaatgagtaacattttgcTCTTCAAAGTTTCTGATTGTTTTTAATTAGATGTGGCGTtttcttttactttatttatcttTATTTGTTCTGGAAAATTCAGGATAACGGGCCTATCCACAATTAgtattaaaatacaataaaaataaaaacaacgagATTTGAAGAATATTTAATTATTCAGTTACGGTAATGAAATAGTGCATTTTTGAAAGGCCCGTTCGTCATACATTTTaggcaaaaaattattaattcaaGCCCAATGCAAAATCATTGTTAGTGTAGAATCAGCTAACATACAACCAAAGTTTCACTCGCATCGAGTTTGTCACACAAATATTGTCGTCTTCACTTAATcaattattcaatttttatcGGTATTGCGAACAGGAACAGTCTGATTAGAAttgctttttcaaaattttacctCACATGTATGTTCAGAGTATTTTTCGTTAGGGCACTTGGCAAATAAAAAGACCACCTGGTTAAAGTTGGAGGGGAACTGGAGGGAGGGGGCTTACCAAACGACCACGGGGAGGTTAGTAGGAatgaaagggatcaaaatatggccacgtagtttaggaatggccccaaatgcattttattatttttggtatcgctgaaactcacagggcatatttttttaggacaacatttttttctgcaactttaccggagacactagttatgccagtcaaacaaatcgatttagctgaaaaaatatttttaatctccaatagagcactcttatacaattaaaatatttttacaaccgaaacagtttgtttgattggcatagtgtctctggcaaagttgtagagaaaaatattgtccttccaaaaataaacacgctgtgaaaaaaaattttttttgaacttatataactttttttctttatatcTTCATCGTTCCGGtatttttcttgtaatttttatacaaaaaaaaagtgcgCACAAATATTGacaacttcaaagtttacagaatagttaacttgaAGTTTATTTTCCTCGAATAGATGAAGATGTCACTTGGTCTaatctgactaaacggtgttaaaaaaaaattcaataacactggtcgacaaaagcgaaaaaaagtttccctaaagctcaaaatggttgccCTTAAAAGGTGTTACAGCTTCTTAACCATTCcggtgaattttgctgcttttagagaatacAGAAATGCATCAAAAGGCGCCGAgtaattgcttatcggatttgtcgcttctacgtttgcttaggGAAAAACTAAGTCAAGTCattaaaaaagttatctttgctagggacaccaaaactcacaggaatggttgaaaacctacctaccatctctcatgttttccagttcgagctctaggacaaaacttggctTTTGAATAATGAAAGTGCTAttaagaaggattactattttaaacatagtttcattcaaaccaaaagaatcagttcagaagtttattaaattattatttacaaagatatTTCAAGTGTGAACTTtaaatcatttgtatctatcgcgcttttattacctgcaatataattaATATAAATGGATAGGTATATCCTTCAAGATAATAGTTTTCCATTTTTGATATTCTTGTCATTGTCGGTTTTTCGATATCtgatacctacgttactcttcgtcaaccaggtaagcaccttgtgattcaaatcattgtaatgctatgtttcaaaaacattttttagatttttcgaaatttcgcgaaatttcgcgaaatttggagaccaatttcgtttcgtctcgagaactcgaaatccaccttgatttcgtttcgactaatttggcgaaaccgaaattaagggttaatttcgtttcgtttcgtttcgacaccagaaaagccagtttcgcacacccttaGTATAACCTGATATAGCACTTTCCAGAGATCATCGCGGTGCGATTTTTTCGGGGGCCAAACGTCGGTTTAGCTCACTATCTCTTGGTAAGCAAGTCTGAACATCCAGAGACTAGAGCGGAAGGAGTTACTCGAGAGTACACGCGggaagttgatagacggatcgatGAACCAGTTGAAGTGGACCTTAACGAGCAGTGGAAGTACATCCACGACACGGTCAGTGAAACAATGCGAGAAGTGATAAGCTTGGCAATTGGAGCCTCGTGTAGTGAGTAATTTGAAAACGTgaacactacgatcgcgtcTTCTCAAAGGcagagaattgcttcaccagatAGCACaggaggagcttctatagagcAATCAACGGAACCAGGAATCTGACCGTGCCAGTTCCTGCCATGTGTTATGAGTTGCAGGTGGCTAGGCATTGGAAACATCACTTGAAAGTAGTGTTGAACGGTGAAGATGATAGGAgggtcgtcgaggggaacaggcgagaaattggggaggatggACAAGCTTTAGATCTACGAACCACGGACAAGGTGAAAAAAGTTTGCTGAGAAAAAAGTCATCATCGAACTGCCTCAAAGTGCTTAAAGTTGTGATTTCGACccttttttatgccaaatgactcaatgcataaaacgtcgaaatctggtgttatccagaaatcaaatcaccctaaaaaaaagaaaataatctttCTAGGCAATCTAAAGCCAAATATGGGATATTTTAGAATTGACTCTTAAGCTTTCTCACAACTCGCTCAGAACCATATGTACAGTATTCTAATGTTTATAAGgcaaatttgtttttgatttggGTGGtccatttatttttcacttttttttcacttttttcttcaCGGAATCAAACCATTTTAGAGTGGATTTTGCGTGGTGTGCTGATGCCAAATCCGTTCAGGATAGTGGTGGAGTGCTGCAGCAGAGCaagcgtcacattattttcgcGAGTGGGTAGcaaggaatagggaaggttcatgaGTAGCCTGGGGGCGACCCACTGACACttgaacataattttacgaaaaattgaCAGTTCATCAAAAaaagggtgccaatggaatgtttgggagaaattagattttccaatttcgttcagtagtaatGTTTGCAATAAAAATATAGACTTTTCTCGGATGGTgatagaaaaaaaccaagatgttcaattgattttaatgaattttccatggaaggtaattatataagCTCACTTGCAGAAGCAATTCCACGCCCTTGCAAGTGGCCTTTCgggagtttaccggaacattcgccttGGTGGACGCTGTGCCCAGAAACTTTGGATGGGACGCAGTTGAGAaacgttgggtgggttggccaacctgggtaccgcatcgattttcagccgcttcatctcctccaacgatagcttcgagtaatgggccgacaccagatccggccagagcacAGCGTCTTCGCCCCTATGGTATTTATTGAAGAACGAgtcaacttccggcaggcacttcgtactataaatttccccgttcacggccagtacggagcttctcgctgactgtcagccacagcagcaccttctttgagaacttggtgtgtgaaatgaatttcacttCAGAGCTAACtttcttcgtgggggaagtaaaacacGGACTGGGCGTCGACCACCACCATCACGTcacgattcgccggaaaaatcaactcgaccatcttattcagccgctgccactgcgtcattgcctgcagctccgagaccaatggacgggactgtcgctttctgatgtccatgttggccaggtacttttccactgtttggccggttgcaccaaACGTACGCAGCGTTGTAGCCATtttttcctcggtcttcctcttcaacaTTCTtcggagcttcttgtcgctcaggctcgtcggccgtccggaaccggtctttctttcgatgctttgattgtagtccaacagtgccaagatgtcgtagataccgaaacaagcgtaaccggtgtcccttttccgtacgatgtccgTATTCAACGCGGTGGGGTtacgttctttgaacgcgcacacttctgaaaggagtaacttcacttttttcgccattacGGTCAGAAttcgagtcaatttttttctgctgactcatgggttactatgattgatgctgcatgggtagtttcgtcggtGCGTGTAAACCCATCGGCActttttgagcatttttcagggctcaacaattttgtcttctcgaaaaaaagtctccatcccaaaatttgagcttaatcggacttctgAATCAGAAGTCCGAACCTTATCAGAAGTCCGAACCTTATCAGAAGTTCTGATAAGGTTTCgcttacagtcgtgaaagtcttacatttttgaacaacctaaaaatgcacaaaagtagttcttgaagtttccgaaatcgatttttttttgatagcgAATCTcttaaaaattcatgaaatgtCAAGATTTGatgttatttcaaaaaaaaggttaaaaaaattaactctcaGGGACATGAAAACTTTTGCGCTGGAAGACTCGAACTACACCAGAACATACAAGAGACCAGCTTgaacatttctttcatcgatcgaaaaactgtaactttgaccgctttgtgTCTCTACTTCCAGAAGTTCGATTGAACTTAAACttggcatgggaaatttttacgagaaaacaaaactttagaactctATTGTAAGTGAAATTCTCTATCGTATAtgatacaattaaaaaaataatccttttccctcggaaactttacaactgtacataaatctgtAGTTTCATAACCTCTCGCTCAACTTTACCCATCTAAAAATCTATCGCTCGCaacaatccttttttttttttggttttctccgatagttccgtgtgtgtaagtacccacatggatattttccgagtgggtactactagccacatgaaccgccggccctgggTATATGTaggtttatttttatgaattacACTGAAGGGATGGACAAAAATCACTCGTGATTCAGCAAGCTTTgcgtcttatgcaaaaacctgccgaagaaaaccattgCGGACGATGTTCGATACTCtggttattttcattattctgtGCTCACCGTATGACtgtattttgttgaaaatttcaaaattttaaatgattttcatCTCTATTCGGTACCATCTGTTACGGTTTTTGGTAAATGTGGACGAATTTTACTAGCATAAATTTTAcataattgattgattgattgatttttattatagaGCCTTTAACCTGAGGGGTCATTCAGCTCTAAATTTTACATAAGTTTCCTCAAAAAATATCAAGTAGTAAGATATGCTGTTTCAAAAAAGGAGCTGAAATTCACAAACCTTCTAAAAACCTGTCATGATATCAATATACTGGAATCACCTTCCacgtgtttttgcctttctcctagaaaggtatagcaatcacttgcaaaaccgaaaatataaaagtgctccaaagggccgaatggcatgtatcactcgactcagctcaacgagctgagcattttctgtatgtgtgtgtgtgtatgtgtgtgtgtgtgtatgtgcagatttttattctcactcacttttctcagagatggctggaccgattttcatgaaattaattgcaaattaaaggtcttgttgtcccataagaccctattcaatttcattgtaatcggatttttagtttcgaggttatgtatcaaatagtaaaaatcataaaacatcattatctcgaaaactacacaaccgatccgaacaaaattggtctcaaaagaaccgGCTACCTGAagaacccttaagttttgaattttataaagattgaacatgttgttcaaaagttaataaacgtgttctgaagactgtttaatctcactcatgtttctcagagatggctgaaccgattttcataaaatcagtgtcaaatggaaggtctagttgccccataagaccctattgatttgttttgcaatcggactattagtttgcctgttatgtttaaaaatgtgaaatccagctatgcaaaggaacatattccgatgactacttggactcactcacttttctcagagatggctaacctgatttccacaaaattagtgtcaaatgaatggtctagctgcctcagaagaccctattgaattttactgtaatcgaactgtaacttcatctgtaatgtaccgacttgtgaaaatcacgaaacttcattatctcagaaactacacaaccgactagttaagggttaactgatgaactatgattgaacacgtggtttcaaagtttggctgccctatacgttcccatttcatttgattataatcgaacttaagcaactgttatgtattaaattgttaacaatacaacgaaagtctattatctcaaagagtacatgacttatttaaacattactagtgtcatacgaacgagtcatctctcaaactcataaataacaaacttcataacaatttgatatgtggctcaaaagttatggaaagaaaagaaattcaatgactatttaaaactatacctgctttgatcgatatatgtggccttaacataatttaagtgtggtatcgtactatttaaacgtttcaaattcattgattccttgcgatatgttgaaagtctgca from Wyeomyia smithii strain HCP4-BCI-WySm-NY-G18 chromosome 3, ASM2978416v1, whole genome shotgun sequence encodes the following:
- the LOC129732000 gene encoding sugar transporter SWEET1-like, producing the protein MDALSAALQPYKELVGNVAGIVTVMQMFSGCFVCNDIRQKGSSDGFSPMPFIGGCGLTILFLQHALLMGDPAMTRANLVGFAISLVYTVFYYFYTPKASRGEFWKQVGMSGAMVVSLMVYARLEDPALVEDRFGMIVTVLLLMLIAQPLFGLPEIMRKKSTEGLPFAMILSGTVVGCMWLLYGIILNNTFVILQNFTGLVLSAVQLALFVIYPSKGAKKKKQ